From Buchnera aphidicola (Aphis helianthi), the proteins below share one genomic window:
- a CDS encoding Mur ligase domain-containing protein: MNIINVKKNNFFKNKLFNKIHFIGIGGSGMNGIALILLQLGYKISGSDILKTSVTKKLIELGAIIYFQHSKKNVNNIDLIIISSAIPFTNPEIIEAKKKKFLYY; the protein is encoded by the coding sequence ATGAATATAATTAACGTAAAAAAAAATAACTTCTTTAAAAATAAATTATTCAATAAAATTCATTTTATAGGAATTGGAGGTTCTGGAATGAATGGAATTGCTTTAATTTTATTACAATTAGGATATAAAATTAGTGGTTCAGATATATTAAAAACATCAGTTACAAAAAAACTAATAGAATTAGGCGCAATTATTTATTTTCAGCATTCTAAAAAAAATGTTAATAATATTGATTTAATTATTATATCTAGTGCTATTCCATTTACCAATCCAGAGATTATAGAAGCAAAAAAAAAAAAATTCCTATATTATTAA
- the murE gene encoding UDP-N-acetylmuramoyl-L-alanyl-D-glutamate--2,6-diaminopimelate ligase codes for MKQNNLKYFLLPWIKNLPNKSINNLVIDSRKIKSKDIFIAIKGKKKDGNNFICEAISKKAVAVLSEITEKTEHGKINYINNVPIISFFKLSKYLSRLAERFYDRPSSKLKVIGITGTNGKTTVTQLINQWSELLGNKIATMGTLGNGFYKSLQSTYNTTSSAVDIESFLYSVLNKVQLVTMEVSSHGLIQNRVKNIVFYIAIFTNLTQDHLDYHQNMKNYELAKLSLFTNHRVKKIILNANDKYAKKWLKKFSNKYTIAVTIQDCTQKKYSTKWINAIYIQSNGEKTNIKFESSWGNGTLSTYLIGKFNIENLLLALACMLEMNYKLSDLIKTAIQLSPVYGRMQKFNIVKKPICIIDYAHTPDALEKSLNAIKWQYSKKKIWCIFGCGGERDKRKRSLMGKISEKIADTVVITNDNPRNENPNKIIKEIISECIKKEKIIIIPNRKKAISYVFFQSNINDIIFIAGKGHENYQIIGNQYIHYSDQEIVLNLLEKKHDSDFVKKNC; via the coding sequence ATGAAACAAAACAATTTAAAATATTTTTTATTACCTTGGATTAAAAATCTTCCAAATAAAAGTATTAATAATCTAGTTATAGATAGTAGAAAAATAAAATCTAAAGATATCTTTATAGCTATAAAAGGTAAAAAAAAAGACGGTAATAATTTTATTTGCGAAGCGATTTCTAAAAAAGCAGTAGCAGTATTATCTGAAATTACAGAAAAAACAGAGCATGGTAAAATAAATTATATTAATAATGTTCCTATAATCTCTTTTTTTAAACTATCTAAATATCTTTCAAGATTAGCTGAAAGATTTTATGATAGACCAAGCAGTAAATTAAAAGTTATTGGTATTACTGGAACTAATGGAAAAACTACAGTAACACAATTAATTAATCAATGGAGTGAATTATTAGGAAATAAAATTGCAACAATGGGGACTCTGGGAAATGGATTTTATAAATCATTACAATCAACATATAATACTACTTCATCAGCTGTCGATATAGAATCGTTTTTATATTCAGTATTAAATAAAGTTCAATTAGTTACTATGGAAGTTTCGTCACATGGTTTAATTCAAAATCGAGTTAAAAATATTGTGTTTTATATTGCAATATTTACTAATTTAACACAAGATCATCTAGATTATCATCAAAATATGAAAAACTATGAATTAGCTAAACTTTCTCTGTTTACTAATCATAGAGTCAAAAAAATAATATTAAATGCCAACGATAAATATGCAAAAAAATGGTTAAAAAAGTTTTCTAATAAATATACAATTGCAGTTACAATCCAAGATTGTACACAAAAAAAATATTCTACAAAATGGATAAATGCCATTTATATTCAAAGTAATGGTGAAAAAACTAATATAAAATTTGAATCTAGTTGGGGCAATGGAACCTTGTCTACTTATTTAATAGGCAAATTTAACATAGAAAATTTATTATTAGCACTAGCATGTATGTTGGAAATGAATTATAAATTATCTGATCTTATTAAAACAGCTATTCAACTTAGTCCAGTATATGGACGTATGCAAAAATTTAATATTGTTAAAAAACCAATTTGTATCATAGATTATGCTCATACTCCTGATGCATTAGAAAAATCATTAAACGCTATTAAATGGCAATATTCTAAAAAAAAAATATGGTGTATATTCGGTTGTGGAGGAGAAAGAGACAAACGAAAACGTTCTTTAATGGGTAAAATATCAGAAAAAATAGCAGATACAGTTGTTATTACTAATGATAATCCTAGGAATGAAAATCCAAATAAAATCATTAAAGAAATTATATCTGAATGCATAAAAAAAGAAAAAATAATAATTATTCCAAATAGAAAAAAAGCTATTTCTTATGTTTTTTTTCAATCGAATATTAATGATATAATTTTTATTGCTGGAAAAGGACATGAAAATTATCAAATAATTGGAAATCAATATATTCACTATTCAGATCAAGAAATAGTATTAAACTTATTGGAAAAAAAACATGATTCCGATTTCGTTAAAAAAAATTGCTAG
- the ftsI gene encoding peptidoglycan glycosyltransferase FtsI, translated as MYTKKNIKLYQNKKIKKTIYINWRFIALCIIVFSFLIILTLRIIFLQFIDSEKLSHEGDRRTLRIQSVMNTRGIINDRIGYPLAVTVPVNAVFIDPSIVHNDIEIENNIKWQKLSQILSVPLKKFIFHLNFNKNFKFIYLARQINTNLGQYIKDLKLPGIYLTTEAKRYYPSGKIAAQLIGVNNIDDQGIEGIEKNFNDHLIGKPGRRQIRKDNQGHVIENMSLIHKSNAKNLILSIDKELQNITYQKLYEAVDKNKADFGIAILVDIKTGEILSMATSPAYNPNERQYATSQNFRNRAVSDIFEPGSTVKPIVIMEALKEGLINKNSIINTKPFFINKHQIKDVSYYEKLNIAGILKKSSNVGVSKIALTMKSQDLIQTYLKFGLGQRTNLKLIGEHPGLMPKKKKLSKLEKATFSFGYGLMVTPLQLARLYTTIGSYGVYRPLSIVKINHPSYEKRIFPQKYVKNVLNMLENVIQTNPNDKQSEVKKYRIAIKTGTAKKVGPNGRYIKKYVAYTAGVAPADNPKFSLVIVIDNPKGNKYYGGAVSAPVFNQIMVSVLDKMKIKPDNL; from the coding sequence ATGTATACAAAAAAAAATATAAAATTATATCAAAATAAAAAAATAAAAAAAACAATTTATATCAATTGGCGTTTTATCGCATTATGTATTATTGTTTTTTCATTTTTGATTATCTTAACATTACGTATAATATTTCTTCAATTTATTGATTCTGAAAAATTATCGCATGAAGGAGATCGTAGAACGTTGAGAATACAATCAGTTATGAACACTAGAGGTATTATCAATGATCGTATCGGATATCCATTAGCCGTAACTGTTCCAGTAAATGCAGTTTTTATAGATCCTAGTATAGTTCACAATGATATAGAAATTGAAAATAATATAAAATGGCAAAAATTATCTCAAATTCTTTCTGTTCCATTAAAAAAATTTATTTTTCATCTTAATTTTAATAAAAATTTCAAATTTATTTATTTAGCACGTCAAATTAATACTAACCTTGGTCAATATATTAAAGATCTTAAACTACCTGGTATTTATTTAACAACAGAAGCAAAACGCTATTATCCTTCTGGTAAAATTGCTGCCCAACTTATTGGAGTGAATAATATAGATGATCAAGGGATTGAAGGTATTGAAAAAAATTTCAACGATCACTTAATAGGAAAACCAGGTAGAAGACAAATAAGAAAAGATAATCAAGGTCATGTAATTGAAAATATGTCTTTGATTCACAAATCTAATGCTAAAAATTTAATATTAAGTATTGATAAAGAATTACAAAATATTACTTATCAAAAATTATATGAAGCAGTCGATAAAAATAAAGCAGACTTCGGAATAGCTATCTTAGTTGATATTAAGACTGGAGAAATATTATCAATGGCTACAAGCCCCGCATATAATCCAAATGAAAGACAATATGCAACATCTCAAAATTTTCGAAATCGAGCTGTTTCAGATATTTTTGAACCTGGTTCTACAGTTAAACCAATAGTTATTATGGAAGCATTAAAAGAAGGACTTATTAATAAAAATTCAATAATAAATACTAAACCTTTTTTTATTAACAAACATCAAATTAAAGATGTTTCATATTATGAAAAATTAAATATTGCAGGAATATTAAAAAAATCTAGTAATGTTGGAGTATCAAAAATTGCACTCACTATGAAAAGTCAAGATCTAATTCAAACATATTTAAAATTTGGATTAGGTCAACGAACTAATTTAAAATTAATTGGTGAACATCCAGGACTTATGCCTAAAAAGAAAAAATTATCAAAATTAGAAAAAGCTACTTTTTCTTTTGGATATGGACTTATGGTAACACCACTTCAATTAGCAAGATTATATACAACTATAGGAAGTTATGGAGTTTATCGACCACTTTCTATTGTTAAAATTAATCATCCATCATATGAAAAACGAATTTTTCCTCAAAAATATGTAAAAAATGTACTGAATATGCTAGAAAATGTAATTCAAACAAACCCAAACGATAAACAATCTGAAGTAAAAAAATATCGCATTGCGATTAAAACAGGAACAGCAAAAAAAGTTGGTCCTAATGGACGTTATATAAAAAAATATGTAGCTTATACTGCAGGTGTTGCTCCAGCAGATAATCCAAAATTTTCTTTAGTAATTGTTATTGATAACCCAAAGGGAAACAAATATTATGGAGGTGCAGTTTCAGCTCCAGTTTTTAATCAGATAATGGTATCAGTATTAGACAAAATGAAAATAAAACCAGATAATTTATAA
- the mraY gene encoding phospho-N-acetylmuramoyl-pentapeptide-transferase produces MIFLINKYLNFKIFTFISFRIIFSLLTSFCINLLVIPYFISYFKKIQKFQIIRIDGPIKHLDKNNIPTMGGIFIIISICLSVLLYCNLHNMYIWYVLFIILGYGLIGLLDDYKKIKCNNSIGLKIFWKFFWLSIIAILIIYVMYSNEKNNIYIELIIPFYHAIPLKINFFYIFLSYFVLLGSSNGVNLTDGLDGLAIMPVIFVSFGLGLIAFFSSDLNLINYINISYSDKASEMSVLCASIVGSGLGFLWFNIHPAKIFMGDVGSLSLGGALGIISILLHQELLLLLMGGIFVFETISVILQIIYFKVRKKRIFKMAPIHHHYEIKGLSEPIITIRFWIISFILLLIGIISLRIHDVI; encoded by the coding sequence ATGATATTTTTAATTAACAAATACTTAAATTTTAAAATATTTACTTTTATTTCTTTTCGAATAATATTTAGTTTATTAACATCATTTTGTATAAATTTACTTGTTATACCATATTTTATATCTTATTTTAAAAAAATACAAAAATTTCAAATAATTCGAATTGACGGACCTATTAAACATCTCGATAAAAACAATATTCCTACTATGGGTGGAATATTTATTATTATTTCAATATGTTTATCTGTTTTACTTTATTGTAATTTACATAATATGTATATTTGGTATGTGCTTTTTATTATATTAGGATATGGTTTAATTGGCTTATTAGACGACTATAAAAAAATTAAATGTAATAATTCAATAGGATTAAAAATATTTTGGAAATTTTTTTGGTTATCAATAATTGCTATATTAATCATTTATGTAATGTATTCTAATGAAAAAAATAATATTTATATTGAACTGATAATTCCATTTTACCATGCAATACCTTTGAAAATAAATTTTTTTTATATATTTTTATCTTACTTTGTTCTGTTAGGTTCAAGTAATGGAGTAAACTTAACAGATGGATTAGATGGACTAGCAATAATGCCAGTAATTTTTGTATCGTTTGGATTAGGTTTAATTGCTTTTTTTAGTTCAGATCTTAATTTAATTAATTATATAAATATTTCTTACTCCGATAAAGCAAGTGAAATGAGTGTTTTATGTGCTTCAATTGTTGGTTCTGGATTAGGTTTTTTATGGTTTAATATTCATCCAGCTAAAATATTTATGGGAGATGTAGGATCTTTATCATTAGGTGGTGCATTAGGAATAATATCTATATTATTACATCAAGAACTATTATTATTATTAATGGGTGGAATTTTCGTTTTTGAAACCATCTCAGTAATATTACAAATTATTTATTTTAAAGTTAGAAAAAAAAGAATATTTAAAATGGCTCCCATTCATCATCATTACGAAATAAAAGGATTATCAGAACCTATAATTACTATTAGATTTTGGATAATATCTTTTATACTATTATTAATAGGCATTATATCTTTAAGGATACATGATGTCATATAA
- the ftsW gene encoding cell division protein FtsW, with protein MKKNTKKYIILYDRLIVWLTLGLCITGLIMVVSTSIPIGQSLYKDPFFFAKREIFYFILTFLLSFLFLRIPIVFWNQYSNIILIFSVLLLIFVLLIGKSIHGSHRWISIGILHIQPAEICKISSFLYISNYLSRKIKEVHNNFWGFFKPMSIITMQSILLLVEPDLGTVVVLFLTSLSILFISGAKIKQFFLIIGVVILIVGFLILIKPYRINRIISFWNPWQDPFGNGYQLTQSLIALGRGHFFGQGLGNSIQKLNYLPEAHSDFIFSIIGEELGYIGCFLILLTIFIISFRAMYIGQKSLEKNQIFSGFLACSIGLWFSFQTLINIGAVTGILPTKGLTLPLISYGGSSLIINLIAICMLLRIDFELRLSENQALPKEN; from the coding sequence ATAAAAAAAAATACAAAAAAGTATATCATATTATATGATAGATTAATAGTATGGTTAACTTTAGGATTATGTATTACCGGATTAATTATGGTGGTATCTACATCTATACCTATAGGGCAAAGCTTATATAAAGATCCATTTTTTTTTGCAAAAAGAGAAATATTTTATTTTATTTTAACGTTTTTATTATCTTTTTTATTTTTACGAATACCTATTGTTTTTTGGAATCAATATAGCAATATTATTCTTATATTTTCAGTTTTATTGCTTATTTTTGTACTATTAATAGGTAAATCAATACATGGATCACATCGATGGATAAGTATAGGTATATTACATATACAACCTGCTGAAATATGTAAAATTTCTTCTTTTCTTTATATCTCTAATTACCTTTCAAGAAAAATTAAAGAAGTACATAATAACTTTTGGGGATTTTTTAAACCCATGAGTATTATTACTATGCAATCAATTCTTTTATTAGTAGAACCTGATTTAGGAACAGTAGTTGTTTTATTTCTTACCTCTTTATCAATTTTATTTATTTCTGGGGCAAAAATAAAACAATTTTTTTTAATTATTGGCGTAGTTATATTAATAGTTGGATTTTTAATATTAATTAAACCATATCGTATTAATAGAATAATATCATTTTGGAATCCTTGGCAAGATCCATTCGGTAATGGATATCAATTAACACAATCATTAATAGCTTTAGGAAGAGGACATTTTTTTGGACAAGGTTTAGGAAATTCTATACAAAAATTAAACTATTTACCAGAAGCTCATAGTGATTTTATATTCTCTATTATTGGAGAAGAACTAGGATATATAGGTTGTTTTTTAATATTATTAACTATTTTTATTATTTCTTTTCGAGCTATGTATATTGGACAAAAATCTTTGGAAAAAAATCAAATTTTTTCAGGTTTTTTAGCTTGCTCTATTGGTTTGTGGTTTAGTTTTCAAACGTTAATTAATATTGGTGCTGTTACTGGAATATTACCTACTAAGGGATTAACTTTGCCATTAATTAGCTATGGAGGTTCAAGTTTAATTATTAACTTAATTGCTATTTGTATGTTATTAAGAATTGATTTTGAATTACGATTAAGTGAAAATCAAGCTTTACCTAAGGAAAATTAA
- the murD gene encoding UDP-N-acetylmuramoyl-L-alanine--D-glutamate ligase, whose translation MSYKYSKKKILILGIGLTGISCINFFLKRGAMPKIIDESNKPYYLDKIPKNIQYKLGSLEKKWILESDLIIISPGVSSFKPILIEARMLGIEIISDIELFSREAKSPIISITGTNGKSTVSTMVKKISENLGYKVYLGGNIGFPALDMLEKKSDLYILELSSFQLENIFSLQSKIAAVLNIKEDHLDRYPGGFKQYKKTKLSIYKNSEICLVNAKEKNYFFKKSCKKCITFGTNDSDYYIDNIQDKVFLYCKETKILDISKTSLYGYQNYENALVSLAISDAMCFPRDKAIDVLSNFSSLPHRFQIVHKRNNISWINDSKSTNIDSTKAALKNINTKGTIWLLLGGDKKSADFNILKNYLEKLKIKVYCFGKDGMNIAKIFQKKSIYVQNLKDAMTLISKEVRSGDIVLLSPGCSSKDQFKNFEERGNLFITLSKELS comes from the coding sequence ATGTCATATAAGTATTCGAAAAAAAAAATATTAATTTTAGGTATAGGACTAACTGGAATATCTTGTATTAATTTTTTTCTAAAAAGAGGTGCAATGCCTAAAATAATTGATGAATCTAATAAACCTTATTATTTAGATAAAATCCCTAAGAATATTCAATACAAATTAGGAAGTTTAGAAAAAAAATGGATTTTAGAATCAGATTTAATTATTATTAGTCCTGGAGTGTCTTCGTTTAAACCCATTTTAATAGAAGCTCGAATGTTAGGTATCGAAATAATTAGTGATATTGAATTATTTTCTAGAGAAGCAAAATCTCCAATTATTTCCATTACTGGAACTAACGGAAAAAGTACTGTATCTACAATGGTAAAAAAAATTTCTGAAAATTTAGGATACAAAGTCTATTTAGGAGGTAATATTGGATTTCCAGCATTAGATATGTTAGAAAAAAAATCTGATTTATACATATTAGAACTATCTAGTTTTCAATTAGAAAATATATTTAGTTTACAATCAAAAATAGCTGCAGTACTTAATATTAAAGAAGATCATTTAGACAGGTATCCGGGAGGTTTTAAACAATATAAAAAAACTAAATTATCTATTTATAAAAACTCAGAAATATGTTTAGTTAACGCAAAAGAAAAAAACTACTTTTTTAAAAAATCATGTAAAAAATGTATTACTTTTGGAACAAATGATAGTGATTATTATATTGATAATATACAAGATAAAGTATTTTTATACTGCAAAGAAACAAAAATACTTGATATATCAAAAACATCATTGTATGGATATCAAAATTATGAAAACGCTTTAGTATCATTAGCTATTTCAGATGCTATGTGTTTTCCTAGAGATAAAGCTATAGATGTACTTAGCAACTTTTCGAGTTTACCACATAGATTCCAAATAGTACATAAACGGAATAATATATCTTGGATTAATGATTCAAAATCCACTAATATTGATAGCACTAAAGCAGCTTTAAAAAACATTAACACTAAAGGAACAATATGGTTATTATTAGGAGGAGATAAAAAATCTGCTGATTTTAACATTCTAAAAAATTATTTAGAAAAATTAAAAATTAAAGTTTATTGTTTTGGAAAAGACGGTATGAATATAGCAAAAATATTTCAAAAAAAATCTATTTATGTTCAAAATTTAAAAGATGCTATGACTCTAATTTCTAAAGAAGTTAGATCAGGTGATATAGTACTTTTATCTCCAGGATGTAGTAGTAAAGATCAATTTAAGAATTTTGAAGAAAGAGGTAATCTTTTTATAACATTATCAAAGGAATTAAGTTAA
- the murG gene encoding undecaprenyldiphospho-muramoylpentapeptide beta-N-acetylglucosaminyltransferase produces the protein MSAKKIIIIAGGSGGHVFPAITIAQYLIKHGWNVNWIGTKNKIESDIVPKYNIKLHLIHINGLRNAKLKTLLASPIHILKSYFKIKKIINNYLPNVVLGMGGYVSGPGGLAAWTSKIPFILHEQNKIPGITNRLLAKISTKNMQAFPGVLPNAEVVGNPVRENIIKIPSPMKRFINRSGPLRILIIGGSQGASIFNSVLPEISLLLKSKVIIWHQVGKYELEKTKKKYQQYGFDQHIINAFIENIASAYEWADLVISRSGALTVSEITTVGLGAIFIPYPHKDQQQLLNAQDLQNNGAAKIINQSEFNIQVIVKILNSLNREKLLKMAKKAFSLGVRNSTIKIFKIINNIYKK, from the coding sequence ATGAGTGCTAAAAAAATTATAATTATAGCAGGTGGTAGTGGTGGACATGTATTTCCAGCTATTACTATAGCTCAATATTTAATTAAACATGGATGGAATGTAAATTGGATAGGAACAAAAAATAAAATAGAGTCTGATATTGTTCCTAAATATAATATTAAACTTCATCTTATTCATATAAATGGATTAAGAAATGCTAAGTTAAAAACGTTACTTGCTTCTCCCATACATATATTAAAATCATATTTTAAAATAAAAAAAATTATAAATAATTATTTACCAAATGTTGTATTAGGCATGGGAGGGTATGTATCTGGTCCTGGAGGATTGGCAGCATGGACTTCAAAAATTCCTTTTATTTTACATGAACAAAATAAAATTCCTGGTATTACAAATAGATTACTTGCTAAAATATCTACAAAAAATATGCAGGCTTTTCCAGGTGTTTTACCCAATGCTGAAGTCGTTGGAAATCCAGTGCGTGAAAATATTATTAAAATTCCATCTCCTATGAAACGTTTTATAAATAGATCTGGTCCTCTACGAATATTAATTATTGGTGGAAGTCAAGGTGCATCTATTTTTAATAGTGTTTTACCTGAAATATCATTATTGTTAAAATCAAAAGTTATTATTTGGCATCAAGTAGGAAAATATGAATTAGAAAAAACAAAAAAAAAATATCAACAATATGGATTTGATCAGCATATAATTAATGCTTTTATTGAAAATATTGCATCTGCATACGAGTGGGCAGATCTAGTTATATCTCGTTCTGGGGCCCTAACTGTAAGTGAAATTACTACTGTAGGATTAGGAGCAATATTTATACCATATCCACATAAAGATCAACAACAATTATTAAATGCACAGGACTTACAAAATAATGGTGCTGCAAAAATTATTAATCAATCCGAATTTAATATACAAGTAATAGTGAAAATATTAAATTCTTTAAACAGAGAAAAATTACTTAAAATGGCAAAAAAAGCTTTTTCTCTAGGAGTAAGAAATTCTACAATAAAAATTTTTAAAATAATTAACAATATTTATAAAAAATAA
- the murF gene encoding UDP-N-acetylmuramoyl-tripeptide--D-alanyl-D-alanine ligase has product MIPISLKKIASITNGFLYGKNIIINHISINTKKVIPNTLFIALKGNKFDAHNFIKEAIMKGCSAVITNRKIISCISYIIVEDTAIALGQIATWVRNITNPKILAITGSCGKTSVKEMTASILKKHHNIIYTMGNENNHIGVPITLLKLKQTDKYGVIELGSNNPGEIHYISKIAQPNIALINNIYYSHLEGFKSLLGISKEKSEILSYLKYKGIVIINLDSHHLSQWIKKIQNKKIFYFSIEKKKIVIFLLLILKCMQIKHVLLCIHHLVI; this is encoded by the coding sequence ATGATTCCGATTTCGTTAAAAAAAATTGCTAGTATTACAAATGGTTTTTTATACGGAAAAAATATAATAATAAATCATATTAGTATAAATACTAAAAAAGTAATACCGAATACCTTATTTATTGCTTTAAAAGGTAATAAATTTGATGCACATAACTTCATTAAAGAAGCTATTATGAAAGGCTGTTCTGCTGTAATAACTAATAGAAAAATAATATCATGTATTTCTTATATTATAGTTGAAGATACTGCGATTGCTTTAGGACAAATTGCTACTTGGGTTCGTAATATAACTAATCCAAAAATATTAGCTATTACTGGATCATGTGGAAAAACTTCAGTAAAAGAAATGACAGCTTCTATACTTAAAAAACACCATAATATAATATACACTATGGGTAATGAAAATAATCATATAGGAGTGCCTATTACTTTATTAAAATTAAAACAAACAGATAAATATGGAGTAATTGAATTAGGATCTAATAATCCTGGGGAAATTCATTATATTTCAAAAATTGCTCAACCAAATATCGCATTAATAAATAATATTTATTATTCCCATTTAGAAGGATTTAAATCGTTGTTAGGAATATCAAAAGAAAAATCAGAAATACTATCTTATTTAAAATATAAAGGTATAGTTATTATTAATTTAGATAGTCATCATCTTTCACAATGGATAAAAAAAATTCAAAATAAAAAAATATTTTATTTTTCTATTGAAAAAAAAAAGATAGTAATTTTTTTGCTACTGATATTAAAATGCATGCAAATCAAACATGTTTTGTTATGCATACACCATCTGGTAATATAA
- a CDS encoding cell division protein FtsL: MNTKQHYDLPNIIKNDFLLYFKIHLILLFAIILSANSIVIIVYKTRMLINEEEQLHIEKNKKNDEWRNLIIEKNTLDIPEVN, from the coding sequence ATGAATACAAAACAACACTATGATCTACCAAATATTATTAAAAATGATTTTCTTTTATATTTTAAAATTCATCTAATTTTATTGTTTGCAATAATATTATCTGCTAATTCTATTGTAATTATAGTTTATAAAACTAGAATGTTAATTAATGAAGAAGAACAGTTACATATAGAAAAAAATAAAAAAAATGATGAATGGAGAAATTTAATTATTGAAAAAAATACTCTTGATATTCCTGAAGTTAATTGA
- a CDS encoding glutamate ligase domain-containing protein, whose translation MHANQTCFVMHTPSGNINIVLPFLGYQSISNALAASALAFSVQIPLKQIQIGLLETPIIPGRLEPIKLSENITLINDTYNSNVASMIIAIKILEKMPGYKILVIGDMAELGEKSILYHKIIGNIANLSNIDHIFSFGSYSYEVFKICKNGKHFTKKNKHILKKKLKEIILKQSISTILIKGSRSMKMETIIQYLIKECKKK comes from the coding sequence ATGCATGCAAATCAAACATGTTTTGTTATGCATACACCATCTGGTAATATAAATATCGTTTTACCTTTTTTAGGGTATCAAAGTATATCTAATGCATTAGCTGCTAGTGCTCTTGCATTTTCTGTTCAAATACCATTGAAACAAATTCAAATTGGATTATTAGAAACTCCTATTATACCAGGACGATTAGAACCAATAAAACTAAGTGAAAATATAACTTTAATTAATGATACATATAATTCCAACGTTGCTTCTATGATTATAGCTATTAAAATTTTAGAAAAAATGCCAGGTTATAAAATATTAGTGATAGGAGATATGGCAGAATTAGGTGAAAAAAGTATTTTATACCATAAAATTATAGGCAATATTGCTAATTTATCAAATATTGATCATATTTTTAGTTTTGGAAGTTATAGTTATGAAGTTTTTAAAATATGTAAAAATGGAAAGCATTTCACAAAAAAAAATAAACATATATTAAAAAAAAAATTAAAAGAAATTATTTTAAAACAAAGTATAAGTACAATTTTAATCAAAGGTTCACGTAGTATGAAAATGGAAACAATCATACAATATTTAATAAAAGAGTGTAAAAAAAAATGA